One Malus sylvestris chromosome 14, drMalSylv7.2, whole genome shotgun sequence DNA segment encodes these proteins:
- the LOC126601021 gene encoding LOB domain-containing protein 27-like: MFPISPLPFLLPLLLLQLTATLLLLLLILFNLNHCITLLSNCFRGFSPSRLSDWFQSHFGIQKMTLKGTTSQACAACKYQRRKCRAECPLAPYFPPDQPKMFQNAHKLFGVSNILKILKNLEPRQKLEAMRSIIYQANVRDKFPVYGCWEVIWQLQYQILVAEEELQAVHQQLAMYRQHHQQQHQISSMPEYVTSQLELGMAPPNNPLPLFIHNPPPYNHNNNNNATAVAPVNQHQQQSYSNSSDAAYSSAAYNIDSKDIINTNTNNNNNDAGNPMWISNPFMTNNSNNNNNNSEAIQSELGVLQPLSIQPEVVQDYDELHPFFDTIDDRQSYIDSKEAYDSSSEESFKDTTRSMEHAENALKNAAACFSLTSVN, from the exons CATCACCCTCCTCTCCAACTGCTTTCGAGGTTTTTCGCCTTCCCGGCTCTCTGATTGGTTCCAATCTCATTTTGGTATCCAAAAAATGACCCTGAAGGGCACCACCAGCCAGGCCTGCGCCGCGTGCAAGTACCAGCGAAGGAAGTGCAGGGCGGAGTGCCCCTTGGCTCCCTATTTCCCGCCGGACCAACCCAAAATGTTCCAAAACGCACACAAGCTTTTCGGAGTCAGCAACATTttgaaaatacttaaaaatctcGAACCTCGCCAGAAGCTGGAGGCCATGAGGTCCATCATATACCAAGCTAACGTGCGCGACAAGTTTCCGGTCTACGGGTGCTGGGAGGTGATCTGGCAGCTCCAGTACCAAATCCTTGTGGCGGAGGAAGAGCTCCAAGCTGTTCATCAACAGCTGGCAATGTACAGACAGCACCACCAGCAACAGCACCAGATTTCGTCCATGCCGGAATACGTGACGTCACAGTTAGAGCTAGGGATGGCTCCGCCCAACAATCCCCTCCCACTTTTCATTCACAATCCTCCCCCttataatcataataataacaacaatGCCACCGCGGTGGCTCCAGTAAATCAACACCAACAGCAATCTTACTCTAACAGCAGTGATGCTGCTTACAGCTCTGCTGCTTATAATATTGACTCCAAAGACATCATCAACACCAACaccaataacaataataatgatgCTGGAAATCCGATGTGGATTTCGAATCCTTTTATGACtaacaacagcaacaacaacaataataattCTGAGGCGATTCAATCTGAACTCGGAGTTCTTCAGCCGCTCTCTATCCAACCTGAAGTTGTTCAAGATTATGATGAGTTGCATCCGTTCTTTGACACCATCGATGATAGACAGTCATACATTGATTCCAAAGAGGCTTATGATTCaag CTCGGAAGAATCGTTCAAGGACACAACACGATCCATGGAGCATGCAGAGAATGCATTGAAGAATGCTGCAGCATGCTTTAGTCTAACCAGTGTCAACTGA